The DNA window CTCGACGGTTCGAATGTGGAGCAGGTTGCCGCCATGATTCGAGAACTCTCGCGGAATGCACAGTTCATCACGGTCTCCCTCCGCAAACCGATGATCGAGTGTGCGGACAGGATCATGGGCGTGACGATCCGCCAGGACAAGAGTACGCTCGTTACCGGTGTCGAGAATCATGCATGAGGAGCCTGTTGAGATCCTGGTGCGCCTCGCGGAGCGCGGGGAGATCGATCCCTGGAATATCGATATTGTCGAGGTGACCGATCGCTTTCTCTCCGAACTGGAACGGTGTCAGGAACTTGATCTTGCTGTTTCAGGGAGGACTCTCTTCTACGCGGCGACTCTCCTGCGGATGAAGTCAGAATACCTTTCTGCCGATCCCGATGGGGAACAGGTGGAGGGCGATGTCGATGCGGGGGGGGAGGACGGCGACGACTTTGGTAGGCCGGAGATCGGGGAACCGATCGAGCACCTCGAGCGGGAGATCAGGCGCAGGATCGGTCGGAAGAAGGTGCGGCACAGGCCTGTCACCCTTTATGAGCTGATCACGGAACTGAAGGCGGCTGAGAAAGAGGAGCGCCGCCGTCAACGCCAGCGTCAGAGTCCCCGCCCTCCGGGAGATGACCTGATCCGCGCCTCGGATGTCGTCTCGGTGGCCCATGATGAGGACTATGGGGGGGCGGCGACGGCGGTGATGGCGTGCTATGGCAGACTGGCCCCTGACGGTTCTGCGGTGACGATGCGCTCCCTCTGCTCCTCTCTCGGGCGCGGGACGATAGATGTCTATATCCCGCTCCTCTTTCTCATGCTCGAGGGGACAGTCGAGATCTGGCAGGAAGAGTATTTTGGCGACGTGTATGTGAGGAGGAAAGAGAATGGACAGAGTGGCGATGCTTGAGGCGGTTCTTTTTGTGGCCGACGCACCGGTGGAGTACCGGGATCTGGAGCGTATGCTTGGTGTGCGGCACGAGGATGTGCCTGCGCTTGCGGCGGAACTTTCCGGGCGCCTTCTGGAGTGCATATCTCCTCTTGAGGTACTGGACTCGGGGGAGAGTGTGTTTATGGTCCTGAAAGAGGAGTTCAGCGATCTGGTCTATCCCCTGGTCCGCCCGGAGATCTCGCGTGCGGTGCTGCGCACCCTTTCGGTGGTCGCCTACAGGCAGCCGATTCTGCAGAGTGATCTGGTGGAGATACGAGGGAGCGGCGCGTACGCCCATGTGGACGAGCTGGTGGGGCGGAATCTGGTAGCGCGCCAGCGCGAGGGGAGGAGTTATGTCCTCCAGACGACGCCGGAATTCTCACGCTACTTCAAGACCGCTGATCTCGCGGGCGGTCAGGAGCGCCTGGATACGGATTAGGTTTATATGGAAGAGCCGACAACATATTGAGGTCGTGT is part of the Methanofollis sp. genome and encodes:
- a CDS encoding ScpA family protein; translation: MHEEPVEILVRLAERGEIDPWNIDIVEVTDRFLSELERCQELDLAVSGRTLFYAATLLRMKSEYLSADPDGEQVEGDVDAGGEDGDDFGRPEIGEPIEHLEREIRRRIGRKKVRHRPVTLYELITELKAAEKEERRRQRQRQSPRPPGDDLIRASDVVSVAHDEDYGGAATAVMACYGRLAPDGSAVTMRSLCSSLGRGTIDVYIPLLFLMLEGTVEIWQEEYFGDVYVRRKENGQSGDA
- the scpB gene encoding SMC-Scp complex subunit ScpB — its product is MDRVAMLEAVLFVADAPVEYRDLERMLGVRHEDVPALAAELSGRLLECISPLEVLDSGESVFMVLKEEFSDLVYPLVRPEISRAVLRTLSVVAYRQPILQSDLVEIRGSGAYAHVDELVGRNLVARQREGRSYVLQTTPEFSRYFKTADLAGGQERLDTD